One Myxococcota bacterium DNA segment encodes these proteins:
- a CDS encoding serine/threonine-protein kinase, whose protein sequence is MSEDNLTCSHCQAELTSGRCEVCGTWADTNFLGKAKKSVGIHPALAKRYAVSKDSSSNSGNVSKPEVLKPASNGPLPGIPGYDLIDLIGKGAMGSVYSAKHIASGRQAAVKILSSEMSSRADLVARFERESAALSSLRHPNVVAIYDVGNASKVHYFCMEYVEGTTLRRCLKNGPLTLQQTIGYMRQILRGLKAAHDRGIIHRDLKPENVLVEQGTERVVLVDFGLAGLLNEATNPHPNLTRSRVTMGTVNYMAPEQHIDAKRVDQRSDLYSVGVMFYECILGDLPLGRFALPSERQYPAPMTLDAALSKALSREPEKRYQSAEEFSLALDSLEKDLANYEAPENSTFERIYYSPRQEQTENPTQWATVPPWVRRPGFSFGAIALAAGLILGIMLAKRNPLEVVISQKGAEGIYTGTEFEALKKHWKSESPVWETYTKEIKYLAKQGNAGHFRRDISLLIEQDVPSPGPWSAKISLEKYKLPMSASKVHHMARERLGGEPEPAAGGVFYVTTDASRVLGVLAFADGTCAVSEFKKIDGILKLVQQIQAPCKSKNLVLQAKLESDAGRFDAFVEDKPLASIQVKNLSDDKWQRALGCRNTICVFEPVL, encoded by the coding sequence ATGTCAGAAGATAATTTGACCTGCAGCCACTGCCAAGCAGAACTGACATCTGGGCGCTGCGAAGTTTGCGGCACCTGGGCGGATACCAATTTCCTTGGCAAAGCCAAAAAAAGCGTGGGCATTCACCCAGCTTTGGCAAAACGTTACGCGGTTTCCAAAGACTCCAGCTCGAATTCTGGCAATGTTTCAAAACCCGAAGTACTAAAACCCGCCAGCAATGGCCCCCTGCCCGGCATACCTGGATACGACCTAATCGACCTAATCGGCAAAGGCGCCATGGGCTCGGTTTACAGCGCTAAGCATATTGCATCCGGACGACAAGCAGCCGTCAAAATCTTATCCTCCGAGATGTCATCTCGGGCCGATTTAGTGGCTCGCTTCGAACGCGAATCTGCCGCCTTAAGCTCCCTACGACATCCCAATGTCGTTGCAATTTATGACGTGGGCAATGCCTCCAAAGTTCACTACTTTTGCATGGAATATGTGGAAGGTACCACGCTTCGGCGCTGCCTGAAAAATGGCCCGCTGACGCTGCAACAGACCATCGGTTATATGCGGCAAATCCTGCGAGGCCTGAAAGCGGCACATGACCGCGGCATTATCCATCGCGATTTAAAACCAGAGAACGTTTTGGTCGAGCAAGGCACTGAACGCGTCGTGTTGGTAGACTTCGGCCTGGCCGGGCTCCTCAACGAAGCCACAAACCCGCATCCTAACTTAACCCGCAGCCGCGTGACCATGGGGACCGTGAATTACATGGCGCCGGAACAGCATATTGATGCCAAACGCGTCGACCAACGTTCCGACCTATACTCGGTGGGCGTGATGTTCTACGAATGCATCTTGGGCGATCTACCTCTGGGACGATTTGCGTTGCCGTCCGAACGACAATATCCCGCACCAATGACTCTTGACGCCGCTTTATCCAAAGCGCTGTCCAGAGAGCCAGAAAAAAGATACCAAAGTGCCGAAGAGTTCAGCCTGGCTTTAGATAGTCTGGAGAAGGACTTGGCCAACTACGAAGCGCCCGAGAATTCTACTTTTGAAAGAATCTATTATTCGCCAAGGCAAGAGCAAACCGAAAACCCAACCCAGTGGGCCACCGTACCCCCTTGGGTAAGACGACCTGGATTTTCCTTCGGCGCGATCGCTTTAGCGGCCGGCCTGATTTTAGGCATCATGTTGGCTAAGAGAAATCCGCTCGAAGTCGTGATTTCTCAAAAGGGCGCAGAAGGTATTTATACTGGCACCGAATTTGAGGCGCTCAAAAAGCACTGGAAGAGCGAATCGCCCGTTTGGGAAACCTACACCAAAGAGATTAAGTATTTAGCCAAGCAAGGCAACGCCGGCCATTTCAGGCGCGATATCTCGCTTTTAATCGAGCAAGATGTGCCTTCTCCCGGCCCATGGTCTGCCAAGATTTCCTTGGAAAAATACAAATTACCGATGAGCGCATCTAAAGTTCACCACATGGCTCGTGAACGCCTGGGTGGTGAACCAGAGCCTGCAGCTGGCGGCGTATTTTATGTTACTACCGATGCTTCGAGAGTATTAGGCGTGCTCGCCTTTGCGGACGGTACCTGTGCGGTCTCCGAATTTAAAAAAATCGACGGCATCTTAAAACTGGTTCAGCAAATTCAGGCACCGTGCAAAAGTAAGAACTTAGTGCTTCAGGCCAAGCTTGAATCCGATGCCGGGCGCTTTGATGCATTCGTGGAAGATAAACCGCTGGCATCGATTCAAGTGAAAAACTTAAGCGATGATAAATGGCAACGCGCCTTGGGTTGCCGTAATACCATCTGCGTTTTCGAGCCTGTTTTGTAA
- the recO gene encoding DNA repair protein RecO, with protein MNFDDIIITSLVRYGEADCIARVLTREHGRLSLFCRGGLKPSKRRGSMIQTPARGRAAFKLKEGAGLSTLSELDLGSYTSTLASNLRSFSLSAYACEITEIFVPEHDLAPLIFETLDAFLNLAATTEITTKDIRHFEFKLLEICGLLSEEVAHETDPRKMADIFAWHLKQHKQTPLKSLAFFKQIGTKVP; from the coding sequence GTGAACTTTGATGACATCATTATCACCTCCCTGGTGCGCTATGGCGAGGCCGATTGCATTGCGCGGGTGCTAACTCGTGAGCATGGTAGATTAAGCCTGTTTTGCCGGGGTGGCCTGAAGCCTTCCAAAAGGCGGGGGAGCATGATCCAAACCCCTGCGCGCGGGCGGGCGGCTTTTAAATTAAAAGAAGGCGCTGGGCTGTCGACTCTTTCTGAGCTTGATTTAGGGTCTTACACCAGCACACTCGCCAGCAACCTACGCAGCTTTTCGCTGTCAGCTTATGCCTGTGAAATCACAGAGATTTTTGTTCCTGAGCACGACCTAGCGCCGCTGATTTTTGAAACTCTAGATGCCTTTTTGAACCTAGCTGCCACCACCGAAATTACGACTAAAGATATTCGTCACTTTGAATTTAAGCTGTTAGAAATCTGCGGGCTTTTGAGCGAAGAAGTTGCACACGAGACAGACCCGCGTAAAATGGCTGATATTTTCGCCTGGCATTTAAAACAACATAAACAAACACCCTTAAAAAGTCTGGCATTTTTCAAGCAAATTGGTACTAAAGTTCCATGA
- a CDS encoding MFS transporter encodes MKSFLLTFVVAALGYFVDVYDLILFGVVRIESLRAIGISENQILDSGILLMNAQMAGMLFGGLFWGIAGDKKGRTWVMMASILIYSLANIGNAFVSTLNTYAILRFVAGFGLSGEVGAAVTLISETASANRRTLWTTLLTSFGLLGAVAASLVGDYFHWQLAYIVGGSMGLLLLLLRFNVLESKLFEASPAKDRGRVLLLLRSRQTFMRYLACILVGVPVWYCVGILMALAPELRQALGTNLGISAGKAIMYCYIGCAAGDMVSGSLSHITKSRRGIIGLFLIINAFLVTFYLNSHFLTAFEFYALCCAIGFFGAGYWSVYVTMVAENFGTNIRATAVITVTNFMRASVVLLTSGLQALHGSFFTLPQSALIIGTIVLVCSLFSLAYLADTFGKELDYSEL; translated from the coding sequence ATGAAATCATTTCTGCTCACTTTCGTGGTGGCTGCCTTGGGCTATTTCGTAGATGTTTACGACCTAATTCTCTTTGGTGTCGTGCGCATTGAAAGTCTCCGAGCCATTGGTATTTCAGAAAATCAGATTTTGGATTCCGGCATTCTGTTAATGAACGCTCAGATGGCCGGAATGCTGTTTGGGGGCCTGTTTTGGGGCATCGCCGGGGATAAAAAAGGCCGAACATGGGTCATGATGGCGTCCATTCTGATCTACTCGCTCGCCAATATCGGCAATGCTTTCGTCAGCACCTTGAACACTTATGCCATTTTAAGATTTGTTGCGGGCTTTGGGCTTTCGGGTGAAGTCGGCGCCGCGGTTACCCTGATCAGCGAAACCGCTTCTGCAAATCGTCGCACCTTGTGGACCACCTTGTTAACCAGCTTTGGTCTGCTCGGCGCTGTCGCCGCCAGCTTGGTCGGTGATTACTTTCATTGGCAGCTCGCCTACATTGTTGGCGGCAGCATGGGGCTATTGTTGCTGCTTTTGCGATTCAACGTGCTTGAATCCAAACTTTTTGAAGCTTCGCCGGCCAAAGATCGGGGTCGGGTTTTGCTGTTATTGCGTTCGCGGCAAACGTTTATGCGCTATTTGGCTTGTATTTTGGTCGGCGTGCCAGTTTGGTATTGCGTAGGCATCTTAATGGCTCTTGCTCCGGAATTGCGTCAGGCACTGGGCACCAACTTAGGCATCTCAGCAGGCAAAGCCATCATGTATTGTTACATTGGATGCGCCGCTGGTGATATGGTCAGCGGGTCCTTAAGCCATATTACCAAATCTCGACGGGGCATTATCGGGCTCTTTTTGATCATCAACGCTTTTTTAGTGACGTTTTACTTAAATTCTCATTTTTTGACCGCGTTTGAATTTTATGCGCTTTGCTGCGCCATCGGCTTTTTCGGCGCGGGCTATTGGTCGGTATATGTCACCATGGTGGCCGAAAATTTTGGCACGAATATTAGGGCCACGGCGGTTATTACCGTGACAAACTTTATGCGAGCGTCGGTGGTTTTGTTAACTTCTGGGCTTCAGGCGCTTCATGGAAGCTTTTTCACATTGCCACAGAGCGCGCTGATTATCGGAACAATTGTATTGGTTTGCAGCCTATTTTCTTTGGCCTATTTAGCTGATACATTTGGCAAAGAGCTCGATTACAGTGAACTTTGA
- the dacB gene encoding D-alanyl-D-alanine carboxypeptidase/D-alanyl-D-alanine-endopeptidase: protein MLKNILILCAFLANGYIQAAVVGFNSILYKFKGAQVGFLAMSSKSHQIIAEHNPNMLLNPASNVKLVTTLAALELLHPEYRFKTDYYATGPVEHGVLNGNLVIKGYGDPSISNERLQSVIRRLKLVGVESIRGELILDDSFFGGEGNPPGWASEQYSQKIYTAPIGALSLNHNTVSVFIRPAEVGEPAIVVTDPPVDYFKTKGFIKTTAKGRRPIVGSKDDGLRTEIILNGGIAVGSRPLVVRKKVYQPSRYFASVFKYFLRQEGIALLGEQYGAGSRRLILTDTSPMLSQLVAETNKSSSNFLAEMLVKAIAGQVSEPARFAVGIEQITKFLEQKVGFKKGSFILSNGSGLGTTNRFTARQFVKLLEYAQKNFELSSEFMASLGVAGTQGTLSRRMRQEPTLRSLRAKTGTLRDVSSLSGYVETRGDDPVIFSILVQGKPRVLCRARWFEDRIGNYLANLHTDVEPCISIEEDTIPDDEAIEEEMDNLVGG, encoded by the coding sequence ATGCTAAAAAATATTTTAATTTTGTGCGCTTTTTTAGCTAATGGATATATTCAGGCGGCCGTCGTAGGTTTTAATAGTATATTGTATAAATTTAAAGGCGCTCAAGTTGGCTTTTTAGCGATGTCGTCTAAAAGTCACCAGATCATTGCGGAACATAACCCAAACATGTTGCTGAACCCTGCTAGCAATGTGAAACTGGTTACTACACTGGCGGCTTTGGAGCTGCTTCACCCTGAGTATAGGTTTAAAACTGACTACTATGCGACAGGCCCGGTTGAACACGGGGTGTTGAATGGCAATTTGGTAATTAAGGGTTATGGCGATCCGAGCATCAGCAATGAGCGCCTGCAATCTGTTATCAGGCGTCTGAAACTTGTAGGCGTCGAATCGATCAGAGGCGAGCTTATTTTAGACGACAGTTTTTTCGGGGGCGAAGGGAATCCACCTGGCTGGGCGAGCGAGCAATATAGCCAAAAAATCTACACCGCCCCCATTGGCGCATTGTCGCTTAATCACAACACGGTTTCCGTGTTTATCAGGCCTGCAGAGGTAGGAGAGCCTGCGATTGTGGTGACTGACCCGCCGGTAGATTATTTTAAAACCAAAGGGTTTATCAAAACCACCGCCAAAGGCAGACGACCCATCGTTGGCTCTAAAGACGATGGTTTACGCACGGAAATCATCTTGAACGGCGGTATCGCTGTAGGCTCCAGGCCGCTGGTTGTTCGGAAAAAGGTTTATCAACCTTCTCGCTATTTTGCTTCCGTATTTAAGTACTTTTTGAGACAAGAGGGTATTGCGCTTTTAGGCGAGCAATATGGCGCTGGCTCCAGGCGCCTGATTTTGACAGACACTTCACCGATGCTTTCGCAGCTAGTGGCGGAAACGAATAAGAGCTCGAGTAATTTTTTGGCAGAGATGCTCGTGAAGGCCATTGCTGGTCAAGTGAGTGAACCTGCCAGATTTGCAGTTGGGATTGAGCAGATTACCAAATTTCTGGAGCAGAAAGTTGGCTTTAAAAAGGGCAGTTTTATCTTGTCCAATGGCTCTGGGCTGGGCACCACCAACCGTTTCACAGCCAGGCAGTTCGTGAAATTGCTCGAGTACGCACAAAAAAACTTTGAACTTTCGTCTGAATTCATGGCCTCGTTGGGCGTTGCGGGCACGCAGGGGACTTTGTCTAGGCGCATGAGGCAGGAGCCGACCTTAAGAAGTTTACGCGCAAAAACGGGAACTTTGAGGGATGTTAGCTCTCTGTCTGGCTATGTGGAAACGCGCGGCGATGATCCAGTGATATTCTCCATCTTGGTGCAGGGCAAACCAAGGGTACTTTGCAGAGCCAGATGGTTTGAAGATCGTATTGGCAATTACTTGGCAAACTTACATACAGATGTTGAGCCTTGTATTTCGATTGAAGAAGATACCATCCCGGACGATGAAGCGATTGAAGAGGAGATGGATAATTTAGTAGGAGGATGA
- a CDS encoding lytic transglycosylase domain-containing protein: MKIAALSVFFALGVLAQSVSLSDEPAEIEQSAPSTDVALSSDFDIFPRPQILLPNIAFWRRVYGELTSNQIIFSDAEDLSLVYRVMTVPGSGRTREQAIKQAKAEIATVLKELDACEPDSRDGLPGLAGEIYEALKDNPREDKFRRWDFIRAQTGLKNQFREGYMRSGAHENEIRSRLRRAGLPEELIGIVFVESLFHPKSKSSVGATGIWQFMRRTAFEYMRVNRLVDERLDPIVSTEAAIRYIQSAKSSLVEWPLIITSYNYGRGGMAKAAQMVGSRDFEVILKNYQNPRFGFAARNYYAEFLAAVDVYRQAKQIFPDAQPITHWAYDVIQLPKAVSVTDLLSTRAVEAVWLKTYNPALTSFAHRGREILPKGFTLRVPSADRKRLEARLAFLPERKTRKSRKRARLSTCHFTQLPTATIMTD; this comes from the coding sequence TTGAAAATTGCTGCCTTATCCGTTTTCTTTGCGCTTGGCGTCCTTGCTCAAAGTGTGAGCTTGTCTGATGAGCCAGCGGAGATCGAACAATCCGCGCCCTCCACAGATGTGGCACTTTCCTCCGATTTTGATATTTTCCCCAGGCCACAGATTTTGCTTCCGAATATCGCCTTCTGGAGACGAGTCTACGGTGAGTTGACCAGCAATCAGATTATCTTTTCAGACGCCGAAGATCTGTCTTTGGTTTATCGGGTTATGACAGTGCCTGGTTCTGGCAGAACCAGAGAACAAGCGATTAAGCAGGCAAAGGCGGAGATTGCTACCGTTTTAAAAGAACTGGATGCTTGTGAGCCTGACTCTAGAGACGGCCTGCCCGGGTTGGCGGGGGAGATTTACGAAGCCCTCAAAGACAACCCTCGGGAGGATAAATTTCGAAGATGGGATTTTATTAGGGCGCAAACTGGCCTCAAAAATCAGTTTAGGGAAGGCTATATGCGCTCTGGAGCTCACGAAAATGAGATCAGATCCAGGCTTCGCAGGGCCGGTCTGCCGGAAGAATTAATCGGTATTGTATTTGTGGAGAGCTTATTTCACCCAAAGTCGAAGTCCAGTGTAGGCGCCACGGGTATTTGGCAGTTTATGAGGCGCACAGCTTTTGAATACATGCGTGTTAATCGTTTGGTGGATGAGCGGCTTGACCCGATTGTGTCTACTGAAGCCGCTATTCGTTATATCCAGTCAGCAAAGTCCAGCCTGGTTGAGTGGCCGCTGATTATTACATCCTATAATTATGGCCGAGGCGGCATGGCCAAGGCTGCCCAAATGGTTGGCTCTAGAGATTTTGAAGTGATTCTGAAAAATTATCAAAATCCGCGCTTTGGTTTTGCGGCCCGCAATTATTATGCCGAGTTTTTGGCGGCGGTTGATGTTTACAGGCAGGCTAAACAGATCTTTCCAGATGCTCAGCCGATCACGCATTGGGCCTACGATGTGATTCAGTTGCCTAAGGCGGTATCTGTCACGGATTTACTTTCCACGAGAGCGGTTGAGGCTGTTTGGCTTAAAACCTATAATCCAGCTTTAACTTCTTTTGCACATAGAGGCAGAGAAATCTTGCCCAAAGGCTTTACGCTGCGGGTGCCATCGGCGGATCGCAAACGTTTGGAGGCTCGCTTGGCATTTTTGCCGGAGCGCAAGACCCGAAAATCCCGAAAAAGAGCCCGGCTCAGCACATGCCACTTTACACAATTGCCTACAGCAACCATTATGACCGACTAA
- the fni gene encoding type 2 isopentenyl-diphosphate Delta-isomerase has translation MRDPKAKLAHLDACLSPEIEYRKSAGFDEIALENQAGVDISLNKISLDTAFLGKSLKAPLMIAPMTGGMERGLELNRLWARAAEHFGIAFGVGSQRVALENPALAETFKVRQYAPKALIFANLGAAQIAGGMDLGTVQRAIDMIEADALLVHFNAVQEACQDGDVDYLGVQKNMARLCEHFSKQNLPVLVREVCFGLSQAAAKRFVDMGVSGIDCAGAGGTSWAKVEAMCAKTERRQKMGMRFGEFGIPTVDSIRNVRQVSADIPLIATGGIRSGQDMLKALNLGANLTAMARPMLVAADAGEEALFEFIEDLLLELRIALFATGKPGC, from the coding sequence ATGCGTGACCCTAAAGCGAAATTGGCTCATCTAGACGCTTGTCTGAGCCCTGAAATCGAATACAGAAAATCGGCTGGTTTTGATGAAATTGCCTTAGAAAACCAAGCCGGCGTCGATATTTCGTTGAACAAAATTTCGCTGGATACGGCTTTCTTGGGTAAGAGCTTAAAGGCCCCGCTCATGATCGCGCCGATGACGGGTGGCATGGAGCGTGGTTTGGAATTAAACCGCCTATGGGCAAGAGCAGCCGAGCATTTTGGCATAGCTTTTGGTGTGGGTAGCCAGCGGGTAGCCTTGGAAAATCCTGCTCTCGCGGAAACTTTCAAGGTACGTCAATATGCGCCCAAAGCCTTGATATTCGCTAACTTAGGCGCTGCCCAAATAGCGGGTGGCATGGATTTGGGGACGGTGCAAAGAGCCATCGATATGATCGAAGCGGACGCGCTTTTAGTCCATTTCAATGCGGTGCAAGAAGCTTGCCAAGATGGTGATGTGGACTATCTAGGTGTTCAGAAAAATATGGCACGGTTGTGCGAGCATTTTTCTAAACAAAATTTGCCTGTCCTGGTGCGAGAAGTCTGCTTCGGCCTGAGCCAGGCGGCCGCCAAACGTTTTGTTGATATGGGTGTTTCAGGCATCGATTGCGCCGGCGCTGGCGGGACCTCTTGGGCTAAAGTGGAAGCGATGTGCGCCAAAACCGAGCGCCGTCAAAAAATGGGCATGCGCTTTGGGGAATTTGGCATCCCAACGGTGGATTCTATCCGAAATGTGAGGCAGGTTTCGGCAGATATCCCGCTGATAGCCACCGGTGGTATTCGAAGTGGGCAGGACATGCTGAAAGCCCTGAATCTTGGCGCGAATCTGACCGCCATGGCGCGCCCGATGTTGGTGGCTGCCGATGCCGGCGAAGAAGCTTTATTTGAGTTCATCGAAGATTTACTTTTGGAACTCAGGATTGCCTTATTTGCCACGGGTAAGCCCGGTTGCTAG
- the dapA gene encoding 4-hydroxy-tetrahydrodipicolinate synthase, translating to MAVVYTALVTPFNSDGSVDLTTFEKNLDAQAAAGVDGVLVCGSTGEGITLSEDEKELLLKTTVKRVGQHMVVLMNAGHVDTREAVRWQGKSKDLGAVSTVHVTPWYNRPTPEGLYAHFARIAEVNDLPMIIYNNPGRTACDMSAELIIELASKFKNIVGVKECNLNPIRLHTLLENAPAGFKLYSGEDSFVLPLMAMGGHGVISVWSNLVPKLFVELVKNPTPALAAKLAFLSNVTSRPNPISIKTAMGLNEFRLPLLGLERAECEELLTRVKELLKTQQ from the coding sequence ATGGCTGTTGTCTATACTGCATTAGTTACACCTTTTAATTCTGACGGCTCTGTTGATTTAACAACGTTTGAAAAAAATTTGGATGCTCAGGCCGCTGCTGGCGTAGACGGTGTTTTGGTTTGCGGCTCAACCGGTGAGGGCATTACGCTTTCTGAAGATGAAAAAGAGCTTTTGCTGAAAACGACAGTAAAACGTGTAGGCCAGCACATGGTGGTACTCATGAACGCAGGGCATGTGGATACACGTGAAGCGGTGCGATGGCAGGGTAAATCCAAGGATTTAGGTGCAGTTTCCACAGTTCATGTGACCCCTTGGTATAACCGGCCTACGCCAGAAGGCCTGTATGCCCATTTTGCCCGTATCGCTGAAGTGAATGATTTGCCGATGATTATCTATAATAATCCAGGCCGAACAGCCTGTGATATGTCGGCTGAGCTTATTATCGAATTGGCGTCTAAGTTTAAAAATATTGTCGGCGTGAAAGAATGCAACCTCAATCCGATTCGGCTACACACGTTGCTGGAGAATGCGCCAGCCGGCTTTAAGCTATACTCTGGCGAAGACAGCTTTGTACTGCCGTTGATGGCCATGGGCGGTCATGGGGTTATATCGGTTTGGTCCAATCTGGTGCCGAAACTGTTTGTCGAATTAGTCAAAAATCCTACGCCAGCGCTGGCGGCTAAGTTGGCATTTTTAAGCAATGTCACTTCTAGGCCAAATCCGATTTCGATTAAGACGGCTATGGGGCTTAATGAGTTCCGGTTGCCGTTGTTAGGTTTGGAGCGAGCTGAATGCGAAGAGCTGCTGACGCGAGTGAAAGAATTGCTTAAAACTCAGCAATAA
- a CDS encoding glycerophosphodiester phosphodiesterase family protein, giving the protein MTQTFWPTKPFILAHRGARSLATENTIDAFMKAIELGADGIECDVFLSQDGIPVVIHDETLDRTTSGHGFVWDHTAKDLSGLGVPTLQQTLECMPNGDVVNIELKSSQPFPASHWITIIEDLMNQHCRLRFILSSFDPTLLEGWGVSYPIGLLFDSNQPVQIPTTFNPDALHLDPSLIPSAPAGYKIVLWTAQSLEDARRWLADGADGVIAEF; this is encoded by the coding sequence ATGACTCAAACTTTTTGGCCGACCAAACCATTTATCCTAGCCCACCGCGGCGCTAGATCGCTTGCGACGGAAAACACCATCGACGCTTTCATGAAAGCCATTGAACTTGGCGCTGACGGAATCGAATGCGATGTATTTTTAAGCCAAGATGGCATTCCCGTGGTTATTCATGATGAAACGCTAGACCGAACCACAAGCGGCCATGGCTTTGTCTGGGATCATACGGCTAAAGATTTGAGCGGGCTCGGCGTGCCGACTTTACAGCAAACGCTTGAATGTATGCCAAATGGTGATGTGGTTAATATCGAGCTTAAATCGTCCCAGCCTTTCCCGGCTTCACACTGGATTACGATTATCGAAGACCTCATGAATCAGCACTGCAGACTCCGCTTTATCCTGTCTAGCTTCGATCCGACTTTATTAGAAGGCTGGGGCGTCTCGTACCCGATTGGCCTATTGTTTGACTCAAACCAACCCGTTCAAATCCCCACCACCTTTAATCCAGACGCGCTTCACCTAGATCCTTCGCTTATACCCAGCGCACCAGCTGGATACAAAATAGTTCTTTGGACAGCGCAGAGTCTAGAAGACGCAAGACGGTGGCTGGCCGATGGTGCAGATGGGGTTATTGCTGAGTTTTAA
- a CDS encoding 4Fe-4S dicluster domain-containing protein codes for MLNRSQRKWIYAQLYFAWVGFSHYLAKLWIFGPVRGAKRFEENYYPEGHLPVSKAFRAIAHEAGRCTTCGLCDAACPENLSPMRLLLQSPKPFGTDACLSCRKCEAACPENIPIISYIKLASETFKPTPTWRD; via the coding sequence GTGCTCAATCGTAGTCAACGTAAGTGGATCTATGCCCAACTCTATTTCGCCTGGGTCGGCTTTAGCCATTATTTAGCCAAGCTCTGGATCTTTGGCCCAGTACGTGGCGCCAAAAGATTCGAAGAGAACTATTACCCAGAAGGCCACCTCCCCGTCTCCAAAGCCTTCCGCGCCATCGCCCACGAAGCCGGCCGTTGCACCACCTGCGGTCTATGCGATGCTGCCTGCCCGGAAAATCTAAGCCCCATGCGCCTGCTGCTACAATCTCCAAAGCCTTTCGGCACCGATGCGTGTTTATCCTGCCGAAAATGCGAAGCAGCCTGCCCCGAAAACATACCCATTATTTCCTACATCAAACTGGCCAGCGAAACCTTCAAACCCACCCCAACCTGGCGAGACTAA